The proteins below are encoded in one region of Armatimonadota bacterium:
- a CDS encoding ATP-binding protein, protein MHTEELTSENVLCTPAGCWMFQVETAARRTSAGSNLDVGLALTVRSDPKYLSLIRGVTADVCESLGISLDTAYGVKLAVGEAVSNAMEHGSPNGKADSVQIVFAKSENSLRVDVIDAGPGICFPVNMRRCRRRNRGFGLSLMRSLMDTVDFVRVERGTHLAMTKRLRS, encoded by the coding sequence ATGCATACAGAAGAGCTTACGAGTGAGAACGTACTCTGCACGCCGGCCGGGTGCTGGATGTTCCAGGTGGAGACGGCCGCGCGTCGGACTAGCGCGGGATCAAACCTCGATGTGGGACTGGCGCTTACTGTGCGCAGTGATCCGAAGTATCTGTCGCTGATTCGCGGCGTCACCGCCGACGTCTGCGAAAGCCTGGGAATAAGCCTCGATACCGCCTACGGGGTCAAACTCGCGGTTGGAGAGGCAGTATCAAATGCTATGGAGCACGGGTCGCCGAACGGCAAGGCCGACTCCGTCCAGATCGTTTTCGCCAAGAGCGAAAACAGTCTGAGAGTGGACGTGATTGATGCCGGCCCGGGCATCTGTTTCCCGGTGAACATGCGTAGGTGCAGGCGCCGCAACAGAGGATTCGGTCTCAGTCTGATGCGGAGCCTGATGGACACGGTTGACTTTGTCAGAGTGGAACGGGGTACCCATCTCGCGATGACGAAGCGGCTCAGAAGCTGA
- a CDS encoding DUF1638 domain-containing protein — translation MRLCALVCEILAREAAHAAAHSRHIVHLEFMHSGLHDEPDKLRSSVQERIDAASSGGFDYIVLGYGLCSRGTADLVARDIPIVIPRVHDCITLFLGSRERYDRQFGDHPGTYYYSSGWIEHKNGDLAQGTLKSTHEVRAEERYQEYLEKFGEDNAKYLIEQEGLWLAHYDRAALIDTGLGDISVYRRFTRAVAERNCWDYEEIPGDRRLVDALLAGDWDESEFLIVRPGQRTCEQVNDGIIAAE, via the coding sequence TTGAGGCTTTGTGCACTGGTCTGTGAGATTCTTGCCCGCGAGGCCGCCCACGCCGCCGCGCATTCGCGGCACATCGTGCACCTGGAGTTCATGCACTCCGGCCTGCACGACGAGCCGGACAAGCTCCGGAGTTCTGTTCAGGAGCGCATTGACGCCGCTTCCAGCGGCGGTTTTGACTACATCGTTCTCGGCTACGGCCTCTGCAGCCGCGGGACAGCCGATCTGGTCGCCCGCGATATTCCGATTGTCATCCCCCGTGTTCACGACTGCATCACTCTTTTCCTGGGCAGCCGCGAGCGTTACGACCGGCAGTTCGGTGACCATCCGGGGACATACTACTATAGTTCGGGATGGATCGAGCACAAGAACGGCGACTTGGCTCAGGGCACGCTGAAGTCAACGCACGAGGTTCGGGCCGAGGAACGCTACCAGGAGTATCTCGAGAAGTTCGGCGAGGACAACGCGAAGTACCTGATCGAGCAGGAGGGGCTCTGGCTCGCCCACTATGATCGTGCCGCGCTGATTGACACCGGCCTTGGCGATATTAGCGTGTACCGGCGTTTCACCCGTGCTGTCGCGGAGAGGAATTGCTGGGACTACGAGGAGATTCCGGGCGACAGGCGGTTGGTGGACGCGCTTCTCGCAGGCGACTGGGATGAGTCGGAGTTCTTGATAGTCCGCCCCGGGCAGCGTACCTGCGAGCAGGTCAACGATGGTATAATCGCCGCGGAGTGA
- a CDS encoding aldo/keto reductase, with translation MRLPEDDEQAASVVSRAIDLGVNYLETSEWYCESRSEIKVGIGVRGRRDQVYISSKSKVNPETTQDDTLRAFERSLKRLGVDRVDFYQVWDYKAAEFDAVTKKGGALDLLERLKSDGLIGHIGFTSHETNEELVRMIDTGRFESCTLSYHMLNRTVEPVIEFARERGLGVVCMTPLAGGLLATPSDVLRELLPGQYSSMAASALAFVLSTPGITTAPSGMTSVAEVEANVAAIKSFAPMSHEERAAAVRALEEYSVLGQRFCTGCGYCQPCPSGVRIPRLFGMRNYYQVFGLEEWARQRALKIPPDKGPWACTECGECEPKCPHGIPIVQQLKEVAALIEELRR, from the coding sequence ATGCGTCTTCCCGAGGACGATGAGCAAGCGGCGTCGGTTGTCAGCCGCGCGATTGATCTCGGCGTCAACTACCTGGAAACTTCTGAGTGGTACTGTGAGAGCCGCAGTGAGATCAAGGTCGGCATCGGCGTCCGAGGCCGGCGAGACCAGGTATACATCTCCAGCAAGAGCAAAGTGAACCCGGAGACCACGCAGGACGACACACTGAGGGCGTTCGAACGTTCGCTGAAGAGGCTTGGTGTAGACCGCGTCGATTTCTACCAGGTTTGGGACTACAAGGCGGCGGAGTTCGACGCAGTTACGAAGAAGGGTGGGGCGCTCGATCTGCTGGAGAGGCTCAAGAGCGATGGGCTCATAGGACACATCGGCTTCACCTCGCACGAGACGAACGAGGAACTGGTCCGAATGATTGACACGGGCCGCTTCGAGAGCTGCACACTCAGCTATCACATGCTGAACCGTACTGTCGAGCCGGTCATTGAGTTCGCGCGCGAGCGTGGGCTGGGCGTCGTCTGCATGACTCCGCTCGCCGGGGGGCTCCTGGCGACTCCGTCCGATGTTCTGCGCGAGCTGCTTCCCGGTCAGTACTCGAGCATGGCCGCGTCTGCCCTCGCCTTCGTGCTGTCAACCCCTGGGATCACGACCGCTCCGTCCGGGATGACTTCGGTCGCAGAGGTGGAAGCGAACGTGGCGGCGATTAAGAGTTTCGCGCCGATGAGCCATGAGGAGCGGGCGGCTGCGGTCAGGGCGCTCGAGGAGTATTCGGTCCTCGGCCAGCGGTTCTGCACCGGCTGCGGCTACTGCCAGCCCTGCCCGAGCGGGGTCAGGATTCCAAGGCTCTTCGGTATGCGCAACTACTACCAGGTGTTTGGACTGGAGGAGTGGGCGAGGCAGAGGGCTCTGAAAATTCCGCCGGACAAGGGCCCCTGGGCGTGCACGGAATGCGGCGAATGCGAGCCGAAGTGCCCGCACGGCATACCTATCGTCCAGCAGTTGAAGGAAGTGGCAGCCCTCATTGAGGAGTTGAGGCGTTGA